The sequence TGAGATTCAGTTGGCCCGTTTGTTCGGGCAGTTTTTGGCGGAGCGGGTTCGTTCACTACCATTACCACAGAGTGGCGGACCAGATGTACGTGTGTGGGGTTCCTCGACCAGATCCAGGGTCAGGATGGGCGATCTCTCCCATATCCTGCGGCAGAATTATGAGCCTGGTCCggattttgcctggatctggcgaTTGGGGCTCCACCCGAGGGTCGCGttgttcctctggaaggtggcctgggaccATCTCCCTACGAGAGCTGTACTCGCAGGTCGAGGTGTGAGGATCCCATTGGTGTGTGGGGCTTGTGGTGTGGCCGAGACCGTGGACCATGCCCTGTTTCGGTGCACATGGGCTAGGGACACTTGGCGGTTGGCAGGGGTCCCACCGGTGGTATGGCGATGTAGGGACCTGTTCTTACAGGCCATGCGTCAGGGATCGGAGTCCTTGGTGCTTCGTCAGGAGGTTGTCCGAGCTACCTGTATTGCCTACCAGATTTGGTTGGCCATGAATGCTCGCACCTTCAGCGAACGACGTACGTCGCCGCGATTTGTTGTCGAGAGTGCCTGCGCTCAGGCGGCAGAGCTGTGTTACACTATTCCTGTTGGAGGgaccttgatagctcgggacacctggggttcccacTCTGCTTCGGCAGCCTCTCGTACGgtatttttcacctgggagcccccacccccgagcttcctcaaggtcaactttgatgggtctgtTTTGGATGGTGGCACGCGGGGAGGCGCGGATTTTGTTATCCGGGACCCGTGTGCCAGGGTTGTGGCTGCCGGTGACAGTCAGTTATTTGACACTTCAGTTCCGAGTGCGGAGCTGACAGCAGCCTGGGCAGGCCTTTGCCATGCCCGATGTGTCCTACGGGCTAGGTCCATTATCCTGGAGAGTGACTCAGCCACCATTGTCAGTTAGATCCAGGGGGGTCCAAGGCGTGGCGGGTGTGACCATCCCTTGCTCCGTGACATTTGGGTTATGGCGAGGGATGGATGGGCCTTTCGGGCCAAGCATATTTACCGTGAAGGTAATGGtgctgcggattgggtagctGCGTATGTAGCTTCTCACTCCGGAGGCACCTTATGGAGTGGCGATGGGGAGTTGCCcttggcactccgaggtattctattttctgactttatttGGTGTATCCGGTCCCGTCAGGTCTGATCCACCtgcattagcaaaaaaaaaaaaaaaaaaaaaaaaacgtcatGCACCTTTTACTGCCCACTTTCGGGTgcttaaaagattttttttctctctctctctctctctctcggtacATAGTGCTTCTAAGATTTGAAGACCGTATTCTATCGCCCAAACTAAGGTTCCGCCTAATATTTCTAATATCATTACCATATTCGGGTTCGGCTAGACATTTTGTCCCCAAGAAAGTTGAGTGTGAGAAAGAATTATTAGTTGTTCCAattgtaatattttatattatttttaagaatATTAGAATTATTTATTACCATACAAGTTTGAATTTGAGATTGCTCGTCTTGGAGAGGTAGGCGCCAAATATTAATTCCAATATTTTGTTCTACACAATGCATTGATGAGCCCAACAACTGTTAAGTATTAGCTAGATTACCTAGGCTTGTAATTAAGTTATAGGCTCATTTGGtttgcgggaagcatttttcctcatagaaatatgattcttggaaagaagaTTCTAGAAAGAGAATGTCTGAGAATGTatttttgacatgtttggttaaatATGAAAGAGTAACAGATTTTTAGAgtgtttatgtttggttgaccatccacttttctagaaaagttatgtgtaattcctattatatctttaataaaaattaggtttttaatacctctttaatgctgaagggcttttttaggaaaaaataaagatggagtgatttccgcctcatgggaaagtaacttttccatgtttttaatagaaaagactttttcatgaaatgtgggaatcatattctcatgggaatacaacttttccatctctctcctttgaaaactccaaccaaataaaaggcatctcattatttttccattgaccatatattctccccttcttttcctacgaaccaaacgagccctatatgTGGCAAGTAGCCCAAAAAAAACTTGTGGCATGGGTAGATGACTACAGATCACTTAGGTCGGTCCATATACATCAGATTGGCTGTGGGTCAGATTGGCCTCATCTATATTCATTATTAGTCAGGCTTtaaatcaaatttatttaaaatttaatatttttggtgCTTATATCTGACCCATGACCAATTCTTGTGTacatcaagagaagaaaagaaatagaatGGAAACTATTGCCTACGGTCTATGAATAAAGGTTTGAGATGCATCGTCAGCCATGATGGAGGCTTTAGACTTGACCCTGGTGGAAGGTCACTGCCGCACCCTCCTGGAAATTCTGAGATTCGGTGAGGTCATCCGTTTTGGGATCCATCAAAGACTATTAAAGCTAGGCTGCTGTTTATATTTAGAGAGAGAAGATAAACCGTGAATGATATTTCTGTATATCTTGTATCGCATTTTGTCTTACGACGTAAATTGTTTTCAtagtttaaaaatataaaattgtagCTGTATaagccttcttttttttaaataaaaggaGGAAGGTTGAACCTAGCGAAGGCCATGAATTTTGAGAGCCCATTATGTCAGTTTATGGCTTTGTTGCTTCCTCATATTTATTAGACATGATTAATTGGTATAAGCAAATGAAAGTAGTAGCTTAAGCTAGGGATGCAAATAGGTTAGGTCAGATTAGAGTATGCTTGATCTTTAACCTAATCTGATTTCATGTTTGGATTATAATTTTGAACCTAGACACAATGCATTAGTTGATCGGTTAGGTTGTGTCAAATTCATGGAAAGGATTTGAGACCTAGCTGGTCATTCAGATAAAATCAAGGTCTGATATAACTTGGATTCAACCCAATATATTTGAATCTAAATTGGATCCGATCAGATCGGATCTATAGTTTGAGTTGAGCATAATttgatataaaattataaaaaaaatactagaATTAAAAGAACCCAACATAGACTTgaattttttattcaaaaacTTTTAATTTCATCAAATTACTTGATCATTCTTGAATTTAAAAGCTatgatttttaatatatatatttgttctggttcaaatttggcccgagggtgacaaCGCCGAAGGAGTCGAGGGAGGCGCAGgtggttggaagaagaagacggaggCCACCTCCTGTGCAATGGCAGCAACGAACTTGCATAAAGCCTCACGGTGTTTCCGGTGAGAGCTCTCCGACTATCAAGTTAGAGTGAGataaatttggtccagccaaaaagtCCCTTAGAAGTTACTGAaccgggctatttatagtctcggTGGAGAGGCCCAGGTGGCAGAGGCACTGTTTGCCCTCATCATGAGCGGAAGCGTGGCTTTGAGCCGAATGGCTCGTAGCTAAGGCTGGTTAGTGGCGTATGGTATTGttcattcttgagaacggtTGGGTATGGACAGTCACAACAGggtatggccggagtagtcaTGGTGCCGTTCTTTGACTATTGAGGGCCAGCTATCGAAGCATGGCACGGTGGTGTTGTAATGTACGACCACGTAGGAGGGCGTGGGCACGCACGTGGGTGCGGTTGTTGGCGAGGCCGAACCCGTTGAGAGGTCGGTCATACATTTGGCGAGGTCAGTTTGACGGGTGCTGAGGGTAGCTTGGCTCCCCGGATTccgaggtgtgctcggtggagcgccccgagctcgaggaTTGGGGCGTACTACTGAAGCGAGTACCCCGAGCTTTGTCGGGGCGGGTTGGCGAGTATTGGAGGcgccccgaacttggtcggaggAGTCAGCGAATATCCGAAGCCGATGGAACTTTTGGGCAGAGTCCGAGGCTGAGCTGATTCTGGGCCGGACCGAGGATTCAACCGGTCGGTGTTGGTGTTTATTGGGCCAAAACTAGACGGCCTTTTAGCTGTGGGCTGAACTATCCATTTCGCTCCCCATCAATATTAATAAACTTGAGGGTATTATAAATAAGATTTTACCAAAATAGTAGTTGCTGagattgaaaagaaaattagtttAAACAAGAGTTCATTCAATAAATTGAAAAAGAGTAAAGTTGCAGAGAAGTAAATTTATATGATTCGGATTTTCGGACGGATGGAATTAGTTCATGTTTGGTTAGGTTCATTTTTATTGGCACAAATTAGACTCGGATGATATATAGGATTGAGTCAGAACAGGTTTGATTAAAAAATACGAGATGTATACCCAAAATGTAATTTAGACTGATTCTAATTTTTAAACTCAACCTAGGTCATGAGTCTTCGTACCTGGATCAGGCCGGGTTTAATTATGTCGGGACCAGGTTAGATCACACGGCAACTTGACCCATCTGTAGTTGGTTGCATAGGATCAACACAGGTGGAGGAGAATAAACTCCTAATTGAACAACCTAGCACGTCCCATGCTGATCTCTCCGTTTTCTTCTGAAGGCAAAAGGACCATTGCATGTTAGGCAGCTGTCACGTAATGGAGGCTTGGTCTGCCACctcttaaaaaataatattattttcaaaatctaatttttatctCAAAATTCTGTAACAAAAATGATTGTATAATCTAAGATAATAATCTTATCtagtaaaaattaaaaaaatgattattCTATGAAAAGTTTAAAAGTTACTTAAGATAAATAATAGTCATTACAACCTGGTTATAATAATCCATAATGGTTATGGTGGGGTCCATTGTTATGCATTATTTAAAATCTTGCTTGCACTTTGATGTCAAGTGTTCAAAACGACAAATCTTTTCCAATATACCAACATtgcagaaaattttataatttaaataTATGGTAATTTTTGATAGAATTAAAGGttaaaattaatcatatttCTCATATTTAGCTGCAGgtttaaattgcataactaatcaatctccaCCATATGTTCTCATTGTAAATAATACCTACAACCCCGAGAATTTGCATTGATTTCAGATCTTCTTGACTCCACTTGAGAACCGAAAAGTCCAgttcaccttcttcttcttcctttttttgggGTGGAAAAAAGTAGCATGGATGCTCCAACTCTTCTCAAACTTCAAGGCCTTGCGCTGCTCAATTCTGATAAAAATTAGTTAAACGGAATTAATATTAAAgcatatccttttcttttggtgaataaaaataaagaattgttATTGAAACATATCCTTTGCTGCCTATAATATGCTACAAGATGAAGGGGATGTGTCTTGATAATTTCTAATTTAAACGACCGTTATAGTTATCAAAAAGTgctgatttctttctttctttcattcgttcttttcttatttttaatggAATGCTGACAGTAAATTTCGTGATCGTCTATTTAGATACCCCGCGCATAAGCGTGACCAAGTAATTGGTTGATTAATAAATTAAGAAACATTTACTTCGTAATGGGTTGTCTACTTAGTAATGTGGAACTTAGTTCATTgtgggtgcaaatggatcggaTCGGACCAGGTCATGAGTGACTCGACCCAATTTGGTTCTTTGTTCGGATTCTAATTTTAGCCCGAATAGCTTTGTAGGTTCGGATCGAGGCGGGGCGGGTTGTAGGATTAGAAATCCAAAATTACTCAAATTTCAAATGGATCGGATCAGGTTGAGTCGGATTGGGTCAGAATTCAGAAAATCAGATCTAGCCCCTAAAATGGAATGGGTCCAATTTTAAAACCCAACCCGGTCTCATGGGTCCTTTAAAATGAGTCGGATCGAATTTAATTGGGCCAGGTCGGGTCATGgctcaacccgacccatttgcattcCTAGTGCTAATATGTATCACCTAGAGTATAATAAGGATTTGAACCAAACTCTCCTGCCCAAGACAAAGGAGACATCCACTGGACCAAGTTTCAGCTGGCTACGTGCTAGATATATACTCCTTTCACGGAGGGTACAAGTTGGTTCGACGATATGCGAGCTATTTAATTTGCTCTAAATGAAACAAATGAGACATCTCTTATCAATGCAGCGACACCACCAAGAGAGATATCAAGAAGACCTTTAATTGAAATCGTAAACGAGGTTCTATAGCAGACCATCTCCAACATCAATGCTCAAATACAGGATTAGACAGTATATGTTGTTCCTGGTTTATCCGATGGTAAGGCTGATGTGCTGAGGAGCCAAGAAATCCTATTTCATGGTTCACTAATCCTGTGCTTGATCACAGACCTCTTGAGGTCTATATCTGAAATGATTCTTATTGTCGATCAAATATCACGCATCTGTGGACGTTCTTTAATTAACTATGAAATTCTCAACATGCTCGAAATATCAAGACACGAGACTGCTAACTTCCATTTACCATGATGCCCAATGCCAGATAGCTACCAAGAAGTACAAGCCAGAAAAAACAATATGCGCCCCCGCGACGTTTTTATAACTCCCAATACACGGATTAGAGATTTTTTCGTTCGACAATCTTTCGATCATTCCACCTAAAATCTTAAGAATTCATTGATAATTAGAATAAATTCGTAAACCAAGTCAGCAAATGGTTAATTCCAtaaaagtctttttttttaatgaggtATAACTAGTTAATTGGGTTCTATCTTCACCGCCCCCATGCTACTCCTCTTGCTGCTATTCATATTGCAGGATGCTTGCTTAGCCAACACTAGGATCCGACTCTACccaattttttttggttcacCCACTTCTTCTATATTCTATGAGTTGAATTAGTTTTGAGATTTGGTCACAAGTGTTATTCCAGTCTTGATATTTGTAATGGTATCGTTAAAATTTCCTATTTCTAGATGAAATGCCTAGAAGGAATAAAAAATCGTGGTTGAGGAAAGTCATAGTAGCAAAAGCTAttagaatttatattttatatgttaGACTAATCTGTTTTGTTATTAATTGACGGAGGGTAAAGAATGACTGAAAGAAGATGCTCgaagttatattttttttttgttcattggTATAAACCCAATAAGTATACATGTCTCCATGGGATAATTTTTTTGTGTATTCCTGAGAAAAGAAATTTGTCCATTTCATTATAGATTTGGACTGAGAAACTATCGTCCCAATCAAATTGAATGGGATGTCTTGGCTCTGACATGTGTTTTGGAAAAAGTAACATGAAACTCAGAATTATGGATATATTCAGTACTTCCAAATGAAAGCCAAAGATCTTACATTTTCGAATGAACTAAAGCTATATTCCTTTTCAATTTCTATTCTAAAGTTTTGTGTTTccccacctttttttttaagatctcgaaaaataatgaaatagaCATTCCTTTTCTTAAATCTACGGCTCCATTGTGCATGCTCATGATAAAAGTTTTGTATAAATGTATCGCCGTAATATTAAGTATTTTGCttttaagttcttttttttataacagGTCAAATAGATTAACCTAGCTGAAGCGTAATGGCAATGCATTGATGGCCCATACTAGGTCCCAACAGAAGCATTTTAACAAATTTGAAGTAATGACCATGTAACCAAGAACCGGGGTTTATGGTATAATAGTGGTTTAAGGAAAGGGCTTGCCACAATAAAGTAGGAATAATATTATAAGCTTCAACCACCGAGCATCTGCTTGGATGGTATCACCTCTTGCTATCTGGGCAAGAGCTTGAAATTTGATTCAGATTGGGGCTGACATGGTTTTCCCCCTATCCATTCACAGGGCAACCAAACATGACTTTAAAAGGATGTTTAACCTTTTTCAAAACACCATGGCCTTGGACACCCTGCCTACCTCATATCAGACACAAGTAAACTGTTTATAGGAACAATCCAAACTCAAAGCTTGAAACCCAAGGATTCATGAAAACTTACAGTCCATATATCTATTGTATAACTGCATCTTGTTTGTGCAATTCTGCATCAAGTTGCACTTTTGAAACATAGGTCATTAAAACGTCGTGAGATCTTTAGGCATCCTATTTTCTTGTACCTTGGTCTCTCAGATAAAGTATATATTCTATAACAAGACACTCTCGATCACAATTAACTGTGATGgctcagaaagaagaaaatgtGGGATCTGATGGAGTAAATAGTGATGCCgaggaaggggagagagagagagagagggagagggagagaaggagggaggggtAGGCAAGTACTGAGAATCCACAAGACATGAAGGGTAAGAAATATACAGGGGTGTTGCATTAGATCTTCAAAGAGATCCCAGGTTGGAGCGAGCAATGACCTTCCAATCAACTAGCTTCCACTGAAAGGATCTCAAGTTCAGCCCACCAAAGCGGGGAAAGTCTTGGGTTTGCTGCTTCAGGTGAAATCCCAAGCACGTTCCTCAATCTGGATGAAACTTCCTTCATCATTGGCCTCTTCTTTGGATCCTCATGAATGCAATCTTGGATGACATCACAAATGATATCTAGCTCCTCTTCTTTATGGGACTTCAATGAAAGATCAATCATAGAGCGAATACCACGGTTATTGTTCAAGCATTCCACAGCCTGTtatttcagcaaagtagaaatcTTAGATTCGTTGACACATCATAGTATCCTTCAGTGAGGAAACTGCAACAACATTGACACagctgaaaagaaaaagaatcgaGAAATATTTGCATATGAATTTCCAGTATTGACAGAAGGATATCATATCAGGTTACCAAGTTTATGAGGGAGCCTTGTTCTTCAGAATATGGAACTTTTCCAGAGATTATTTCTAATAAAATAGTTCCAAAGCTGTAAACATTGCTTGCAAGATCTGAAGATGGAGATTCAGAGAAATCAGCATCATCATCTCCAAGTATCTTTCCTTTAGCAGCAACTTCTTTCCAAATATTGATATCCGCAACCTGCACAAAATTACATGAGCATATAAACCAAATATGTGAAAGcactgcaagaaaaaaaattgctgaccTTAGCAGCATAATCATCTGCGATGAAGATAGAAGTTGACTGTAGGTCAGGGTGTGCGATAGGTGGATTAAGCTCATGCATGTGCTGAAGACAGTATGCAATCCCCATCACGATCCTCTTTCTAGCACTCCAATCAAGATGATCAAATTGTTCATCTGCAAAACAGAAACTTCCAGCTGTATGTTCCTTCTGTCCAGAATTGCCTTCAAATAAAAACATTCATCAATTTCACTCATTCATTTTTCTTACCATGAAGATGCTCATAAAGTGACCCATTGGGTGAGTATTCAAACACCATCATCCTCATAAAAGGCTCATCTTCCTCACAGTAACCAATAAGATTGACAAAATTTTTGTGGTTTATTCGTGATAATGTGTCTATCTGTAGATCCAAGAACCCCCAAAAAATGTTAGTTATTTGGCATGCCATACACGGGATATTAACATGTAGAGAAGGCAATATGCTTTACGAAGACACCAAGAATGAAAAACCTTTTTTCTGAAATGCATTTCAGAGCGCTTTGACCACTCTTTGGCAGAGGGAACTGCAGTGGATGCAACTGCAATTTCGACTCCGCTTGACAATGTTCCCTTAAACACAGTGTAATCTGGATAAGAGATGACAATATTGCTAAAATCCTCACAAGCAGCTTCTAGTTCTGCACGATTTAGTTTTGGTACACCTGTAGATGTTCAAAGAAAGCCAAATGCTTGCATTTAATGGGAAATTAAAAGACAAAAAACAGTAGCGGCGCTAAAAAACTATACCATTATGTATCATTAGCAGAAATGCTGGAAACCATGccattatggcattaaacagcATATTCTTTGAATTAACTGTTGATTCTGCTAATTGATATTCTAATACCTCATCAGTTGAGGATTAAATAGTGTGTGCAATAGATAAAACCTACGAGCATATAATTGGACTTCATTCCATAAAACACCTAATTGTCCACTCTGTCTTGAAAAACTACATCTACTATGCAGAATGTGTGATTCATTTTAAGACAAACCACTTGACTAGATTGAGTTTTGTTGGTTAAGATTTAGATACCATAGTTGGAAACGGGATGGGGCTGACCCCTAGACAGAATTTATTAAGAAAGATCATCTCTGTATATATTGATGATTACCGGTCATATATAGTGTTCAACGGGGGCTAATGCCATCACTTATACTGACTACAATTGttttccccttctcttcttctcagcCTGCTCCCATATTAAACTACATATGTTTTGCAAAATGAGATGACCCTTGACCTATTTCTAATAAAATATGGACTATAACTACAATAGTAAATGGCCTTCTGACAAAGGTTTCACCATTGCTCCTACATATGTCAGTAAAGGAGCACATCACTTACATGATATTTCATAACATTGAACAGGGATAAAGAACGCACCTGTGACAAATGCCTTCTGTAACTGACCACTTAATCCAGTCCTCCAGGGACCTATTGTAGCCACTCCCTTGTGCCGGCACACGAAAATCATGCATGCCATGATAATAAGGAGTAATGCAAGCACTGGGAGTACCAGAATATACACCCAGTTCAGTGATCCTTTTCTTGATGCATGTTTGTTCTCCACTGAATCTCGAGGCTTTGATGACCTAGATGGAATATTAGGTGGACTTGCAGGTGATGTAGATGCTGGAGATGGTTTCTTCTTAACATTTCCACTCGGTACAGCAGGAAATGAACCACTTCCCGTAGAGGGAACCGTGACAATTTCCTTAGGGTTTGCACTGCTTCCAGGTGCAGCAGCAAGGTTGCTGGTTTCTTCAAGCAGTCTACGGCGAACAGTATCCACAAATACACTTCGTGCAAAATATGGCTCACTAAAATCAGCTGCATATAAGAAAGA is a genomic window of Phoenix dactylifera cultivar Barhee BC4 chromosome 4, palm_55x_up_171113_PBpolish2nd_filt_p, whole genome shotgun sequence containing:
- the LOC103706885 gene encoding protein MALE DISCOVERER 2-like isoform X1 — translated: MGGRWNLFTFQLHKVLCAVLLIHLLSDECLSLNPEGFALLQFRARVEVDPYGVFENWDPNDSTPCNWTGVRCIDGNVMILNLKESSLEGVLAPEIGKLSHLRALVLYKNNFSGIIPKEIGYLNMLELLDLRNNNLNGTIPMQIGEMLSLKHLLLCSNKFQGSIPWVDKPNMHSDLIYDGNLSCDEATNVGCLNRKFGHCIWQSGLQKLKKINSFLTHLKGNILQVLDMLPINFFNYRSLLLSNYGFKGGSIQGYEERHGDNFHADFSEPYFARSVFVDTVRRRLLEETSNLAAAPGSSANPKEIVTVPSTGSGSFPAVPSGNVKKKPSPASTSPASPPNIPSRSSKPRDSVENKHASRKGSLNWVYILVLPVLALLLIIMACMIFVCRHKGVATIGPWRTGLSGQLQKAFVTGVPKLNRAELEAACEDFSNIVISYPDYTVFKGTLSSGVEIAVASTAVPSAKEWSKRSEMHFRKKIDTLSRINHKNFVNLIGYCEEDEPFMRMMVFEYSPNGSLYEHLHDEQFDHLDWSARKRIVMGIAYCLQHMHELNPPIAHPDLQSTSIFIADDYAAKVADINIWKEVAAKGKILGDDDADFSESPSSDLASNVYSFGTILLEIISGKVPYSEEQGSLINLAVECLNNNRGIRSMIDLSLKSHKEEELDIICDVIQDCIHEDPKKRPMMKEVSSRLRNVLGISPEAANPRLSPLWWAELEILSVEAS
- the LOC103706885 gene encoding protein MALE DISCOVERER 2-like isoform X2 gives rise to the protein MGGRWNLFTFQLHKVLCAVLLIHLLSDECLSLNPEGFALLQFRARVEVDPYGVFENWDPNDSTPCNWTGVRCIDGNVMILNLKESSLEGVLAPEIGKLSHLRALVLYKNNFSGIIPKEIGYLNMLELLDLRNNNLNGTIPMQIGEMLSLKHLLLCSNKFQGSIPWVDKPNMHSDLIYDGNLSCDEATNVGCLNRKFGHCIWQSGLQKLKKINSFLTHLKGNILQVLDMLPISLLLSNYGFKGGSIQGYEERHGDNFHADFSEPYFARSVFVDTVRRRLLEETSNLAAAPGSSANPKEIVTVPSTGSGSFPAVPSGNVKKKPSPASTSPASPPNIPSRSSKPRDSVENKHASRKGSLNWVYILVLPVLALLLIIMACMIFVCRHKGVATIGPWRTGLSGQLQKAFVTGVPKLNRAELEAACEDFSNIVISYPDYTVFKGTLSSGVEIAVASTAVPSAKEWSKRSEMHFRKKIDTLSRINHKNFVNLIGYCEEDEPFMRMMVFEYSPNGSLYEHLHDEQFDHLDWSARKRIVMGIAYCLQHMHELNPPIAHPDLQSTSIFIADDYAAKVADINIWKEVAAKGKILGDDDADFSESPSSDLASNVYSFGTILLEIISGKVPYSEEQGSLINLAVECLNNNRGIRSMIDLSLKSHKEEELDIICDVIQDCIHEDPKKRPMMKEVSSRLRNVLGISPEAANPRLSPLWWAELEILSVEAS